One genomic window of Candidatus Pseudobacter hemicellulosilyticus includes the following:
- a CDS encoding methyltransferase domain-containing protein encodes MPVSLHLQQVQRPTYTIELHIPDPQEVQDRYLLEKQVNQHLAFPHWSRLWPSAIALADFIFQHPELVQDKKVLELAAGLGLPAFIAARYAIAVCCSDYLEEAVSTMAASARQLQLTNFRCEVLDWNQLPPDLSADVLLLSDINYDPDQFDQLYQVLVRFLQQGTLILLATPQRLMAKPFVERLLPWCRQQEEMVITQDQQASTVSILLLQSAG; translated from the coding sequence ATGCCCGTATCACTGCATTTACAACAGGTACAAAGACCGACGTATACTATTGAGCTGCACATTCCTGATCCGCAGGAAGTACAGGACCGTTATCTCCTGGAAAAGCAGGTAAACCAGCACCTGGCATTTCCGCATTGGTCCAGGTTATGGCCCTCCGCCATCGCCCTGGCAGATTTTATCTTCCAGCACCCGGAACTGGTGCAGGACAAGAAAGTACTGGAGCTGGCTGCCGGACTGGGCCTGCCAGCCTTTATTGCAGCACGATACGCTATAGCTGTATGTTGCAGTGATTACCTGGAAGAGGCTGTTAGCACAATGGCCGCATCAGCCCGGCAGTTGCAGCTAACCAACTTCCGCTGCGAGGTGCTGGACTGGAACCAGCTGCCTCCTGACCTTTCTGCTGACGTATTATTATTAAGCGATATCAATTACGATCCCGACCAGTTTGACCAGCTCTACCAGGTCCTGGTCCGGTTCCTTCAGCAGGGAACATTGATCCTGTTAGCCACTCCCCAGCGGCTCATGGCCAAGCCCTTTGTTGAAAGGCTGCTCCCCTGGTGCAGGCAGCAGGAGGAAATGGTCATTACCCAGGATCAGCAGGCCAGCACCGTGAGCATACTGCTGCTGCAAAGCGCCGGATAG